ACCAGTTCAGTTTATCTTTGCTTTTCTTAACACCAAGCTGAAAAATGTTTCAGGTGCTATGCATGGGAAGCTAGCTTTTCATCTAGAGTCCAAGAAATAAGGAATGATGAGCTCTCATGGTTTCGTAAGGCACAGCTACTTTATGCGGTATTGCCATCAGACATGCTTTCTTATTGTTTGCTAGAAGGCATGGGCAGCATGATACATTACATTGCAAAAGATTTTACGTTAAAGTAAACAAAATGACCATAGATAGTTAATAGTATATTTGAATCTTATATGGGAGATTGTATGAGCAGCATtgaccctttttttttaaacggaaacaaaaattttcattgacaTACAATACAGAGGATCATGAAGTGCACCAAGGAGTAACATTGACCTTGTATACACGCGTTACTGGGATTATGGCATCATAGAAAAATGGTAGAGACAATTTATGCACTAATCATGACATCACGTGTTTGGAAgtgatttataaaatattgtctCCTATGATATTAAATGCAAAAATGTACTATTTTTAATCATGGCAcatggtttttaaaattttaatactgATGAAGCCAGAAATCTGgagttattttcttatataccATTtctggaaagaaaaaataatattgatgaaGTCaggagttatttttttatatacagtatcagaagttcaattttttatgtaGTAAGTATTTGTCCATTTTAAGTTGAGATATGGGCATTTAGCTGTATTTTTTGGAAGATATTATACTACACTTGATCTTAGCCAAAAGGCCGAGAAGATATTATGAGTTACCAATAATTCTACAAtcttatgctttttttttacttctaacGAAATGTCATCTATTGCAGTTCAACGGTTTTATTATGAATGGCAGCCCAATTTTTGTAACTGTCGTTTCCTTTGGGGTATTCACATTGCTTGGTGGAGATCTGACTCCTGCAAGAGCCTTTACATCACTTTCCTTGTTTGCGGTGCTTCGTTCTCCTCTTAATATGCTTCCTAATTTGTTAAGTCAGGTACTCAATCATTTCTATTGCAGttgtattttttcattttcttttgataacAACATGTCTTATTGAACCTTACCTCTAAGAGGATTTCAGAGGATATGTGTTGTTACAACTTAAGTAGTCTTAATGGTACAGGTTGTGAATGCTCATGTATCGTTACAGCGTATGGAGGAACTATTCTTGATTGACGAGAGAACTCTTGCCCCAAATCCACCACTGGAAACGGGGCTTCCAGCGATATCTATAAAAAATGGATACTTTTCGTGGGATTCTAAGGTTTTTTATTGGTGCATACTTGATTTTTTGTATGGTGTTTATTTATTCATCAATATGCAGGTCTATAACTTCATATCTACATGCATTCTGAATTGAACATGCTGGTAAACAGATGAGCTTGACATCTTTTTTAGGCCCTGTTTTTCTTGGAAGATTGTGTTTAAGCTGTTTGTGCGATTACTGCAGATGGTTTttgtacttatttttttagaacgGAAACGAGCCTCTTTATTCATATGGATGAAAGAGATTGAAGCTCAAGATACAAGAGACATACCAAGAGCAAAAAGGACTGAAAGAACTATGACTTTTGTACTTAAGATAAAGAtgatattgaaattgaatctTATCTTCAATGAATTGGTACCATGGTTAGGATTAGGAAGACCAGACCTTTTACGttggaataatttttatttttttgaaaggaAATTTAACTTTTCTCTCGTAATGTGAAAAAAGTATGAGTGAAGTTCCAAGTGTGTGCATTTGCGGACAAGAAAAACAGAGTACATatagaaatgattgaaaactTGACTGTATTTTGGATTCAGAGTGTAATAtgttgcttctttatggatcCCCATAACTAAAGGGCTTCAATcgaaaaattttcttcaagttgTGCTTTGTTTTCTGTTGAACAGATTTATTAGTCCTATGCCAAATGCTTCTGCATGTCCATTTTTTGTGATAGAAAAAccctcttttctaattttctttgtatcttgttaaaaaaaaaataataaaatcttctTCAATGCTTTGAGTCAtctgaaaatgatgaaaaacgAATTTTTCCAGATATGATATAGTGGCTGCCAAATGTAACCTTTTTGCAGGTAGAGAAGCCAACATTATCAAATGTCAATTTGCATATAGAAGTTGGAAGCTTAGTTGCAGTGGTTGGGGGTACTGGAGAAGGAAAAACGTCGCTTTTAATGGCAATGCTAGGGGAGCTGCCTCCTTTGGCCGAAACAAATGTTGAAATCAGAGGGACAGTTGCTTATGTTCCTCAGGTGTCATGGATTTTCAATGCCACTGTGAGTCACAATTCCTTTCTTCCTAACTATATTACTCATTTCTCCAAGAAAAGTGAATGTGCTAGGGCATTCCCTGCTGctaaacctaaaaaaaaggaaggaaaaagatatTTAGTGGACCCAACTCTTTGCTCTTTTTCATCACGCCCTTTCTGATCTGCAAAATTTTTCTGCTAGGTGCGTGACAATATATTATTCGGATCAGAGTTTGAATCAAACCGTTATTGGAAGGCCATTGATGTCACTTCGTTGCACCATGATCTTGAATTGCTTCCTGTAAAGtggatttcaaatttattcatGTAGaggtatttatttaaattatatatggtAAAAACTTTGCCTCCAAACTTACTTGGCAGGGCCATGATCTCACTGAGATTGGTGAAAGAGGTGTAAACATAAGTGGCGGTCAAAGACAGCGAGTTTCTATGGCTAGGGCTGTATATTCCAACTCTGATGTTTACATTTTTGATGATCCTTTAAGTGCCCTAGATGCTCATGTTGGTCAGCAGGTATGCTGCTTGGCTAAGTTGCCTTGaatttttacatttgtttGTGAAAATATTGTGCTGCATATCTATTATGTGACTGTAGGATATCTTTTTCGTGGTTTCTACTAGTGTATCAATTCTATTCTTGCCATGactatttgttttatttctttattttttcttcttcactatTTGGGTTGAAGTCTCCGATAGAAACTATCAACTCTATTTAATGTCCCTTTTATATTAGTTACTCATTTTAGTTAGCTATATCCGATGctgaaaataaacaaaagctAGGTTACTGCTGGAGCTCATTGGTAGAAGGCCTAATGTGACCTTAATGTAATTCAGGTTTTTAACAGTTGTATCAAGGAAGAGTTGCGAGGGAAAACCAGGGTGCTTGTGACAAATCAATTACATTTTCTTCCCCAGGTTGACAAAATTATTCTGATTTCCAAGGGTACTGTTGTAGAGGAAGGAAGCTTTGAGGAGCTCTCAAGAAACAGCAAACATTTCAAGAAGCTAATGGAAAATGCAGGGAAACTGGAAGAACAACTGGTAGAAAACCATTACAACGAGAATCATTACCAAGGAAGCTCTGTGCCTACTGAAGGTAGACTTGggaaaaaatttccaaaagacACAAGTTgtgaaaaaaaagggaaaggaagGAACTCTGTTCTAATCAAGCAGGAGGAAAGGGAGACAGGAATCGTAAGTTGGAAGGTTTTAATGAGGTATGATAGTGACTTACAGGAAATTGAAgcttcaaaaatattttatatagttaaaactaaaaaacaaaagcatcCAAATTAATCAATGGTTAACCAGATACAACAAAACACCCTATtagtaattgaaatataaGTTCAAAATCTTAATCTGGTCAAGAAAGCAATGAGACTGTTATATATATTGGGTTTAAGGTGCACAAAGATGTTTGATTGAAACAATTTTGGTCATTTGTTCTCAATCGGGACAGCTCTATTGTTCAGTTGCTACAGATGGTGAGGGTGATAGGTAATTTCATCTTGATATAGTTAGCATCTAGTGTATCTGTCGTGACCAACTATAACCaactataatttataattgtcTCTTATTAATTAGCTattataatttactttttctgaaaaaaagaaatctgaAGGTGCACTTGGTGTATCGGCCAAAAAGGTGAGTTCTCTCCCTTCTCTCTCccctctcttcttcctcctcaatCCATATTTCAGCAACGAAGGGTGTTGATATAACTTTTTCTGCTATGGACAAGAACATTAACAACGAGAGTTTCCAAGTGTTTATGGGAACTTATGAGTAGGCGTTTTTCTGTATGTGTAGGTATAAGGATGCACTAGGAGGTTCATGGGTCGTTATCATACTCCTTTCATTTTATCTGCTGACAGAAGCTCTTCGAATTTCAACTAGCACGTGGTTAAGCTTTTGGACAAAGAAAAGCacttcaaaaaattataatcctGGTTTCTACAATCTCATTTATGCAGCGTTATCTTTTGGGCAGGTGAGTTAGTGTCTCTCTTAACAACCCTGTTGGATCATGGGATTTATGTAGTGAGTCTaggtaatattatttttgtgcATTAAATATTCAGGATTTAAACGATTGAGAATACTaagtatttatatttggatATGCAGAAGAAATAATGtgtaaaaattgtaatatttgcttttgttttgtagGTTTTGTTAATCTTAATGAAATGGCATTTCTAATTAATAAGTTTAATTGATCAACTCATCATTATTTCATGTTGATTAAATGCTTATGAAAAAGagagtgaatttttttttcaaaacccaTCTGCAAACACCAAGTGAACCCTATGCTTCACGAGGTTTATTACTTGGATTTTATGCTATATTGATAGTTGGGGAGCCTTCTTATATCTCCTTGGCTGTATCATGGCTTTTCAATTTCTCGAGGAGAAGTCATTCGTTCATCATTTTTTGTCAAACTAGTTATTTACTACGTTTAtttcaatgaaattattatgGTAATTGAAATTCTTTAATATGATCCATCTGATTGAAAAGTGAGAATATGAAGCATTGTTTTTACTCTTGAAGAgttattcataaattaattcaatgaaaaagtcttgtttcttttaaagaaaaaagagttagTCATAATTTGGAagtcttatttatttattattttttttaaagaattattaACTGTGTATTAAGATTTGAAAgctaaaagaaatgaagatataAGCCAAAGCCCGAATACAATTTGTTGACTCAACTTACCTTTACAATATTTATGAATCTTGGAAAATGTCAAGTTTTTGGCATCcatatattcttttcattaaaataatggGACATGACAACTTGCACTTTCTCCTTGTCTAAGAGTTCTGTTTGTGCTCCTTCTAGGTGACCTTTGCACTAGCAAGCTCTTATTGGTTGATAATTGCAAGCCTTCTTGCGTCTAGAAGGTTGCATGATACCATGCTAAGTTCAATTCTAAGAGCTCCAATGGTGTTCTTCCACACCAATCCAATTGGTAGAATTATCAATAGGTTTGCAAAAGATCTTGGAGACATTGATCGTACTCTTGCCAGTATGATGAGTGCGTTTCTAGGGCAACTGTGGCAACTATTGTCAACTTTTGTTCTAATAGGTATCGTGAGCCCAATCTCCCTATGGGCCATAACGCCGCTATTGATTGTGTTTTATGCAGCCTATTTGTATTATCAGGTATGAAGTTAACTCACAtacttttcccttttcttcaacTAATTTTGTTAGATATTTCCTTTTGGCCTATTACATGCTTCTAACTAATGGTTATcatatatttctcttttagttTTACCGGATCTTTCAGAAACTTATAATTATGCACGGTCACAACATCTagtctttctctttttttgttatagtaTTATTTCGGTAAAGAAGCTTGTATCTGTTtcaaaaaaagtatttattacaataattttctaaaacttcTGTCTAGATCATTACTACGTGTATAAAGTTAAAGATCTCAAAGAAAACTTCAATTTATCTCCATGAACAAATTGAATAGTCATAaacaacttttgaaataaattcaactaattatctgaagaaaaaaaattgattgtttaaaaacaaattgtcAAACATAAAAATCTAGTTTGCTTTTATTATATCCCTTTTTACCCATAAAATATGGAGGTTGTATTTGAAGGAGAAAATAAGTTGcatcaatttcctttttcagAGTACCTCACGTGAAGTCAAACGCTTGAATTCAATCTCTAGATCTCCTGTTTATGCTCAATTTGGGGAAGTGTTAAATGGTCTGTCAACAATTCGTGCATATAAGGCATATGATCGAATGGCAAGCATCAATGGGAAGTTCATGGATAATAGTATCAGGTTTACGCTTGTAAATATAAGTTCAAATCGCTGGCTCACAATAAGGTTGGAGACATTAGGAGGCCTTATGATCTGGTTGACAGCAACTTTTGCTGTCTTGCAGAATACTAGAGAAGAAAACCAGGTGGCATTTGCATCTACAATGGGGCTACTTTTAAGTTATACTTTAAATATCACAAACTTGTTAAGTGGTGTACTAAGACAAGCAAGTAGGGctgaaaatagtttaaatgCTGTTGAACGTGTGGGTGCATACATTGATTTGCCTTCAGAGGCTCCAGCTATAGTTGAGTATCACCGCCCACCATATGGTTGGCCTTCATCTGGGTCAATTTGTTTTGAGGATGTTGTCTTACGTTATAGGTCTGGACTTCCTCTAGTCTTGCATGGACTatctttcaatattttaccAACTGACAAGGTTGGAATAGTTGGAAGAACTGGTGCAGGAAAATCAAGTATGTTGAATGCATTATTTCGAATtgtagaaattgaaaaaggaCGAATAACAATTGATGGTTGTGACATTGCTAAGATTGGGCTAACAGATTTGCGGAAATCTCTAACTGTCATTCCTCAATCACCAATTCTTTTTTCAGGTATGCTTTGAGTGAATTCAACTGAGTTTTAGGTTCTAAATCTTaagttctctctttttatctctcttcctctctttctttcaatctGTCCATCCATCTACTGTTTATTTAGGAACTATACGCTTTAATCTTGATCCATTCTGTGATCATAATGATGCTGACTTGTGGGAGGCTCTTGAGAGAGCACATCTTAAGGAAGTAATTGTGAGGAGCTCTTTTGGCTTGGATACTGAGGTAAGAAATTACTTTGCCAACATTAGCTTGTGTTGAATAAACTTGGTGTGATGACTTGTAGAACAGAGTAGAATTTTACCATTCCACAAACATCCTTCCGAGTGCAAGTTTTATTGAAATGTAAATTGAAGTGATTttgaactaaattattacttaATACTGGTGAACAATTGTTCAAGGTCTTAGAGGGAGGGGAAAATTTCAGTGTTGGACAAAGACAAATGATAAGTCTTGCTAGAGCATTATTGAGAAGATCAAAGATCATTGTCCTCGATGAAGCAACAGCAGCTGTAGATGTTAACACAGACTCCTTGATACAGAAAACTATTCGTGAGGAGTTCAAATCAGGCACTATGCTGATAATTGCCCATAGGTTAAACACAATTATTGATTGTGACCGGATTCTTGTACTGGATGCGGGTCGGGTATGCCTCAATTTAGACACCTTCATTTCTCCATATTAATTGTTGAAAGTTTTCctcattttggttttggtttgttttctGTCTGTTTTACTGCCCATGAACAAAATTCTAGATTCTTACCCAACAAATGGATATTGGGATAGCGATTTAAATTTTTGCTCAAGCTAATCGCCGTAGCTTCcttcattttgctatttatgTGCTTGTTGCTCACCTATGTTAGAACTACCAATTTCCATTCAGGTCATAGAATATGATAGCCCTGAAGAACTACTTTCAAATGAAGGAAGCGCATTTTATAGAATGGTTCAAAGTACAGGACCTGCAAATGCTCAGTACCTATGCAACTTAGCTCttggaaaaaaagagaacaatcCACATGGTGAAAACGCATTACTGCAGGATGGCCATGGGAGAAGATGGCTAGCAAAATCCCACTGGATGACCGCTGCACAATTTGCTCTGTCCAGAAGTCTTGCTGCTTCTCAAAATAACCTCAAAAGGCCAGAGATTGATACTGTTCATGGTAATAACGATATCCTTGTGAAAACAAAAGATGCATTTCTAACCCTGCATGGAGTTTTGGAGGGAAAACACGACGAACTAATCGACGAAGTACTAATTCGAGATGCAATTCCTAAGTATAATTGGTGGTCGTCTTTCTACCGAACAATTGAAGGTATGCTTGCATTGATGTAGAAGAGGCAAACATCAAATATGCCTacaaaatttccattttttttctagtttgtCGCTCGtttattatcaatatttgAAGTGTTCTTGCCTGGGTTCGTTGAATCTTATTTGGTAGAGTTTTGATGGTTGTGCATTAATCTTTCCACATATCTTTCCACAATCTTTCCACATATCTCTGCAATGTGAAATAGTTAGTTCACAGATTTACATGAAGCTATTTtttaagaaggaaaagaaattaacacttCTAActtaatagattttgaaaatttacgACAGACGTTATTGCAATTTACAACTTTGTGGAATGAATTTATGTGATTTGATTTATCCGTTTTGGATTGTTTTTTCATGTCAGGCCTGGCTGTGATGAGCAGATTGCACAGTTACGGCAAGCTTGGAGATAGTGAATacgatgaagatgaagaaaggaCGTTAGACTGAAGACATGTTCTTGTTGTCTTCTTAATTTAGAGATGGatataatcattattattcttcatatcacatttcaaaaatagcaaccAGCGTTCGAAAAATCTTCAAGAGCAGCAACACATTCAtgcttttctttatttttgtgagTTGAGTGGgtgattttataatttttaaaatcaagatATTCATTTTGCATTTTACAAGCCAGACTAAAGTAGACAAAAAAACCATAGATTATAAATCCAAAAaccttaatttaaaaatggttttttaaagaattaaaaaaacaactttttcccctaaaatttcaattttataatttatttcttaaactttcaatttcacaaTTCAGATTGGAGACTTTGATGTGTTGCAATTTCTACCgttaattgtttttaacaaaatgataataataataaataagtaaaaataagacaataaatctttattaatttacGAACTTGgataatatcaatattacCATAAATTTTTACATATACATATCCACAAATCATGATCTCCACACTctctaaaatatcaaatcaattttttgaaatatacatGTCTGtgtttcaaaattagaatTGGTTTTCTAATTAgcaagaagaataaaaaaagttttattgtttaactatttgatttgattttattattttattaaaaattaactcTATGATCcattttagagttttttttcttaatattttaaaaaattcaacgAAATTTTGTTACTgtagtaaataatttgtcaattatcctattttaatttttttagtgagaattattaaaaatgtttaaataaaaagaatttattggAATATTATTTATAGGCTAATCCAAAGGGCTCTAATCACACAAgcaaaaaataggaaaaaaaaaagaagaaaattataaaactgaACGTTTATTggaagtttgaaattaaaatttgggcCTTGTGAAAAAGGCCACAATTTTCCACATAAATATGGAAAGTAATTATGGAAGGAAAGTAAACTTAGAtcgaaataaatatatatatcatcaattATTTGTAGTAAGAAAAAGAGTAGAACAAATAAATCCGGGCCTGCCCGCCCTCGTCTCCCTCCCTTTTCCGCCTCGATACATAGCTCTAGCTCTTCTTCCCTTTCCTTCCAATCTCACTTCTCTGTCGGTCGCCATTTTCGTCGCTCTTTCTTTGTAAGCTCTAAATCTCCTCTTCCTCATCTCTCCCTCTGTTTCTTGTGCTTTTGAATCATCTAACCTTCATCTCTAACAGACCCATCTCTCGCTTTCACCGTAACTTGGATTTCTCGAGGGTTTCTGGCCGCATTTGCCTCTGTTTCAGCTTCCACAACTTGTATGATCTTGCACCCTTCAAGCTCTTCGATACCAGGTGTGTGTTTTTTCTACTATAACCTAAACCCTCGCAATGTTTCAAGAAAGGGTATGTGtgtttttgtgattttattcAGATTGAACTCTCCGTATCGGCTGTGTTCTTTTCACGACTTTAATTATATTGCAATATGTCttattgttttcctttttcaactAAGGAACCCTACTCTTCCTTGATTTCTGGAAAGTTACGAAGCTATAACTTCATCAAGATACGAAATTGGACGCAATTTCCAGATGTTCGCCATAGAACCAATCCCTAGAATTGGAAAAATACAAACCAACTGAAATCAATATTggcataataataataataaaagatttattttgatgAAGCGTAACGAGAAGCCGCATTAacgaaaatttcaaatctatcCAACCTAGGAGTTTGTTTGTCTTCAATAGGCACCGATTCCTTTACAACCAATGTCGGACAGCATCGGGTTGATCACATTTATCCATATCCATATATGTTTCGCCTTTGTGGGAAGTTCGGGCAGTTTGAGGTTAGGTTGGGACAGGTCCGTGCTACACACTATTACTATAGAATTAGCTTCTAATTCCAATTTTCTTACCAGATTTGTGTGGTTGACATTGAGAACGTTTAGGTGAGTTTTAGACTTACAGCTAACTGAAGTGTGAATTCagattttattattgaagCCTTGCTAGGGTATCTATTGATTTCTTCATTAATTCGTAGGATCATTGTGTTAGAACTTAGACtgttgattttaaaaacacaataGAGCAGATTGTTTGTACTGGAGCATCCTTATCTTCCTAGCTTAATTATCCTCGACATGAGTTATCATCCTTTTGTTCTCTTTGGTTTGGTGttctttatgatttttgttgaaaCTTTTGTAAGGTTTGTTTTGTGTAGTTCATTTTGTTCTCCTTGTAAAGGCAGTATGTTTTAGCCCCGGTTTTGGATTTTTTGAAGCTTGATTGTAGGAATAAGGGCGCTGAGGGGGTGTCaatctagttgagatgttAAGGTGCGCCTGTTGATCCATTGGTCTTTATTTTATGCTAAccctcttgtactttgagcattagtctcttttactttatcactttattaataaagagactcatttccttttctataTACAtacttacatatatatatatacactattcTTTCAGTTATGGAGTAATTGTTTGATTCTTCTCAAGGAGGTCATAACGACTAGAAACTTTAAACTTGCATTTAAAAATTGGTTTGTGCATTTGTGATCTTGAGATTTATGTCTGTGGAACATCAAAAGGAAGCATTAGACTCATttcattaattcaattaaaaaagtCTTGTTTCCATTTAGAAAAAGGGGAAGCATTTATGCCAATCTCTTTTTTGTCATAGCACTTTCTGAGTTCTGCTGTGTTTCCCGACAATGAATATATAGCTCAGATTGAAATGTAAACTATCattgtaaatgttttatgcTTGGTTTGTGGGTGATAGTGAAATCAAAActctgtttttgaaaatgaagatgtAGTCCTAACTATTAATCCAAtattatttgagttttattttattcttgtcTGTTAAAAGATTCTTTCCTTGTTTTGGTGAACTCcccaaagtttttttttactggcttattcatcttcttcgggttttttttttacagtgTTGTGGCTTTATAATTTCCATGGCTGATCGTAGAAATGGTAATAGCCAACCTTCCCATGGGAAGGCCAGTGGAGCAGGGAATACATATGATATTGATCTAGTGAACTTTAGCACACGACTGAAATCTTTATATTCTCATTGGGGTGAACACAAATCTGATATGTGGAGCTCTTCAGATGTACTAACTATCGGGACACCTCCAGCATCAGAGGATCTGCGATACCTTAAGTCTTCAGCGCT
This DNA window, taken from Cucumis sativus cultivar 9930 chromosome 6, Cucumber_9930_V3, whole genome shotgun sequence, encodes the following:
- the LOC101209905 gene encoding ABC transporter C family member 12 isoform X1, translating into MAFEALDWFCQPMANSVWAKAVDSAFGSYTPCAIDSLVVSTCHLVLLGLCLYRTWLIKKDPKVQRFYLTSKCYSYMLATIAGCCFVVPLIRLAMGVAIFSLDHHTGFAPFEVICSIVESLSWCSVLVMVVMETKIYIREFRWYVRFGLIYVLVGDVVLLNLLLPLSDYYSSADLCMIITTVSFQVLFAVLLLAYVPNLEPYPGYIALQSEDVDNMDYEMLLGSEHVCPERHAKIFSRIYFGWVTPLMKLGYRKPLAEKDIWRLDVWDQTETLIRRFQRCWAAEVQMPKPWLIRALNRSLGRRFWWGGLFKVGNDLSQFVGPIILNHLLQSMQRGDPTWIGFIYSFSIFVGVSSGVLCEARYYQNVMRVGFRLRSTLVAAIFHKSLRLTHEGRKKYPYGKITNMISTDADALQQICQQLHGIWSSPFRIIMSLILLYQQLGVASLFGALILALMVPVQTVIISKMRKQTQKGLQETDRRVGLTNEILAAMDTVKCYAWEASFSSRVQEIRNDELSWFRKAQLLYAFNGFIMNGSPIFVTVVSFGVFTLLGGDLTPARAFTSLSLFAVLRSPLNMLPNLLSQVVNAHVSLQRMEELFLIDERTLAPNPPLETGLPAISIKNGYFSWDSKVEKPTLSNVNLHIEVGSLVAVVGGTGEGKTSLLMAMLGELPPLAETNVEIRGTVAYVPQVSWIFNATVRDNILFGSEFESNRYWKAIDVTSLHHDLELLPGHDLTEIGERGVNISGGQRQRVSMARAVYSNSDVYIFDDPLSALDAHVGQQVFNSCIKEELRGKTRVLVTNQLHFLPQVDKIILISKGTVVEEGSFEELSRNSKHFKKLMENAGKLEEQLVENHYNENHYQGSSVPTEGRLGKKFPKDTSCEKKGKGRNSVLIKQEERETGIVSWKVLMRYKDALGGSWVVIILLSFYLLTEALRISTSTWLSFWTKKSTSKNYNPGFYNLIYAALSFGQVTFALASSYWLIIASLLASRRLHDTMLSSILRAPMVFFHTNPIGRIINRFAKDLGDIDRTLASMMSAFLGQLWQLLSTFVLIGIVSPISLWAITPLLIVFYAAYLYYQSTSREVKRLNSISRSPVYAQFGEVLNGLSTIRAYKAYDRMASINGKFMDNSIRFTLVNISSNRWLTIRLETLGGLMIWLTATFAVLQNTREENQVAFASTMGLLLSYTLNITNLLSGVLRQASRAENSLNAVERVGAYIDLPSEAPAIVEYHRPPYGWPSSGSICFEDVVLRYRSGLPLVLHGLSFNILPTDKVGIVGRTGAGKSSMLNALFRIVEIEKGRITIDGCDIAKIGLTDLRKSLTVIPQSPILFSGTIRFNLDPFCDHNDADLWEALERAHLKEVIVRSSFGLDTEVLEGGENFSVGQRQMISLARALLRRSKIIVLDEATAAVDVNTDSLIQKTIREEFKSGTMLIIAHRLNTIIDCDRILVLDAGRVIEYDSPEELLSNEGSAFYRMVQSTGPANAQYLCNLALGKKENNPHGENALLQDGHGRRWLAKSHWMTAAQFALSRSLAASQNNLKRPEIDTVHGNNDILVKTKDAFLTLHGVLEGKHDELIDEVLIRDAIPKYNWWSSFYRTIEGLAVMSRLHSYGKLGDSEYDEDEERTLD
- the LOC101209905 gene encoding ABC transporter C family member 2 isoform X2, whose product is MPKPWLIRALNRSLGRRFWWGGLFKVGNDLSQFVGPIILNHLLQSMQRGDPTWIGFIYSFSIFVGVSSGVLCEARYYQNVMRVGFRLRSTLVAAIFHKSLRLTHEGRKKYPYGKITNMISTDADALQQICQQLHGIWSSPFRIIMSLILLYQQLGVASLFGALILALMVPVQTVIISKMRKQTQKGLQETDRRVGLTNEILAAMDTVKCYAWEASFSSRVQEIRNDELSWFRKAQLLYAFNGFIMNGSPIFVTVVSFGVFTLLGGDLTPARAFTSLSLFAVLRSPLNMLPNLLSQVVNAHVSLQRMEELFLIDERTLAPNPPLETGLPAISIKNGYFSWDSKVEKPTLSNVNLHIEVGSLVAVVGGTGEGKTSLLMAMLGELPPLAETNVEIRGTVAYVPQVSWIFNATVRDNILFGSEFESNRYWKAIDVTSLHHDLELLPGHDLTEIGERGVNISGGQRQRVSMARAVYSNSDVYIFDDPLSALDAHVGQQVFNSCIKEELRGKTRVLVTNQLHFLPQVDKIILISKGTVVEEGSFEELSRNSKHFKKLMENAGKLEEQLVENHYNENHYQGSSVPTEGRLGKKFPKDTSCEKKGKGRNSVLIKQEERETGIVSWKVLMRYKDALGGSWVVIILLSFYLLTEALRISTSTWLSFWTKKSTSKNYNPGFYNLIYAALSFGQVTFALASSYWLIIASLLASRRLHDTMLSSILRAPMVFFHTNPIGRIINRFAKDLGDIDRTLASMMSAFLGQLWQLLSTFVLIGIVSPISLWAITPLLIVFYAAYLYYQSTSREVKRLNSISRSPVYAQFGEVLNGLSTIRAYKAYDRMASINGKFMDNSIRFTLVNISSNRWLTIRLETLGGLMIWLTATFAVLQNTREENQVAFASTMGLLLSYTLNITNLLSGVLRQASRAENSLNAVERVGAYIDLPSEAPAIVEYHRPPYGWPSSGSICFEDVVLRYRSGLPLVLHGLSFNILPTDKVGIVGRTGAGKSSMLNALFRIVEIEKGRITIDGCDIAKIGLTDLRKSLTVIPQSPILFSGTIRFNLDPFCDHNDADLWEALERAHLKEVIVRSSFGLDTEVLEGGENFSVGQRQMISLARALLRRSKIIVLDEATAAVDVNTDSLIQKTIREEFKSGTMLIIAHRLNTIIDCDRILVLDAGRVIEYDSPEELLSNEGSAFYRMVQSTGPANAQYLCNLALGKKENNPHGENALLQDGHGRRWLAKSHWMTAAQFALSRSLAASQNNLKRPEIDTVHGNNDILVKTKDAFLTLHGVLEGKHDELIDEVLIRDAIPKYNWWSSFYRTIEGLAVMSRLHSYGKLGDSEYDEDEERTLD